TGTATGCACATTATTTAACGTCCGAATTACAAAACAGCCAATAGCTTCACAACGAGATGCATAAACACGCCAACTACAACCCTCAAACTTCTTATTCGAACAAACAGCAATCACCCGCCTCTTGTCATTGTCgacatataaaaaattaaatcctaCTTCAAGAGCATACTTGCACAATTTCAACCGGAACTCCTCTGCACCACCGTCAAACTTCTGCCCGACATGATGTATATACGTCTCCCACTCATTCGACAACAAAGGCTTAGCACTTGCTCTCTTCGACCTGcccaaaaattcatttatgtCTTCGACAATACTAGAACACGATGACTTGCCCTTTTCACATGCTATCAACTCCTCATTTCCACAAAAATCACCATTATACTCATTGCTCCAGCATAAATCCTTAACTAAAATATCCACACTCTTCGCATTTGATATCGACAAATATGCCATCATCATGTCTAAATCACTATCTGTTTCTAGTAAACAACTCGAATAACCAGGCAGCGAATACTGTAACTTGAAACTACCCAACTGCAAACCCCTAAATCTTAGACACAAAGTCTTCGAAACATCAACCATGGATGACTTtgatgaaactgaaaacataATGGTTTCCGACTTATATGTGCACTTGGCTATCACATGGACCTCCATTTGCtttgaaaatgcaaataaaacaacaaacaaaaacagaaaacaattcaaataagtaaataatgtAGATTAGCAGTTGTAACATTCTCATATACTTGCAAATATTagtctgaaattgaattatgaaacaagaaactgcactgcagtttttgTAAAAAACTACAACAAATGGAAACTGTATGACAAAACATATGCTCAAATTTGAatacaaaccaaaaggaaaagccATGTTCAAAGTCCTAAAACTCAGTTCAAAACACATTCAAGTCCATAAGCAGTTGTAACATTGCTATACACTTGCAATGCAGTTTatgaaaccagaaactgcaataaaCAGAAATGGCAATGCAATTTACGACAGAAAATCAAAAAACTTTgaatagaaaccaaaaggaaaccacaatcaaagtactaaaccaaaatcccaaaaaCATATAAGTCGATATAAACGAAAAAGGTTCTAAAGTACTCATCCCTCAACACCTAGGATTGCCAAAAATCTCCCCAACCAAAGAGTAgctcaaaatcaaatctgaAAACAAAACGAAGAAGATATGGTTTAGCATTGAACGCCACAAGATCGCGCCACCAAATCGCGCCACAAAACTGAGTTTGAAATACCTGAATTAAGGAGAACAGAAATCACCCAAAACTGACCGTCATTTCGCATGCAAACTAAACTAAAACGTAGCAGAAAAACGAAAAcagaaagacaaagaaaattgAACGAAAACCTACCAGAAAATTAAAGCTCCAATTGCAGAATGAGAACTTGAGCTCCAAAACCTCAAAGCCGAATGAAAACGAAAGAGAAAGACCAAATCGCGCGTAGTTTAAATAGCAAGGGGTAAAAGAGTCATTTACTTTGTAAGGTTTAAAGATGGGCCAGGCTTTTTAAGAAGAAGGGTAGTATTgtctttttagttttaatttttttgctgGCCCAACGAATCTAAGCCTCCTCTTTAGCCTAatccaaaataacaattctttcctaagtatgtatgtgtataatagAAAATTAGCCACACACGTGAATTAAATTGGCACATGGGCTCCATGCACTAatctcttcaatttctttccttttttcttgagctttatttttgggttgctTAGTGAGGTGGGTTACAACGCTCtagtgagagagaggggatACCTAAtgggaaagaaaagaatggtAAAATTGAGTagtaaagaaataatattttgaaaaaggaGAAATTGAACGGTAACTAAAAagaagtaaataataattaaataattaaattacaaaaagaggggtaaaaaagaacaagaccCATTCGATTTTGTGATTTCTGATCTCCTAAAAAACCTACCTTTTGACCACCTGACGGGTCAGTTTGTTACCACAATCACccaccctttctctctcctcctcccccTTCTCTCTTACCAAAACACCAAAACACCCCATTttttgcttctctctctctttctttctctttctctgttttaAGTTTTCATCACTCTGCGCTTTCTCATGGTGTCCCAATAAAACCCTAATATTTACTCCTACTCTCTCTCCGCAGGTACACTAATCAAACCCTAACCACTCCTATATTCACTTGGGTTATTATGTAAACACGATAAATATCTATGTGTTTGTATATTTCTGGCCTTTTAGggtttgtttgatttgatttgggttttgtgGATCTGCGTGGTGTGTTGCAGAGAACAAAAAGGACTTAAATTTGAACgagaaattgggaattaaGGATAGGAATATATGTCCTTCAATCAATCAAGGTCGGATAAGAACGAGACGCAGTATCGGAAAACAGGGCGATCCGCAAGCTCTAATCAGCAGCACAGGGGATACTCACCCGTGTACCCTAAGGGCACCGCCGCCGGCGCCGGTGGGCCCGCCCCCTCCATCTCCTCCAACCGCAGGTGCTTATAGGTGTATTATATggagttatatatatatatatatgtatatgtgtagggtttgtttgtttctgatcAGTTTCAGTTTACTTTTAATAATCTTTGGACTGTGATTCTtaatttgggtttgttttatttttttctgtgtGTTTTTTAATAATGAGCATGTTGGAAATTAGGGTTtgctgatttttattttaaatattcagTTTTAAGAAGAATAATAACAATGCACAAGGAGGGCAATCCAGGGGAAGTGTAACCACGGTAAATCCTCTGGATTCTGGTATTGCTTCTACACAACGTGGTGGTGTACAGAATGGAGCGCATGTACAGCCCCAATTGCACGGTACAGAATTCAAAGTTCCAATTTTCTTTCAGTCCAGAAATTTATGTGATAATTCAAAGTTCTCTTTTACAATATGTTTTCCTCATTTGGCTTGATTTTCATGTCCTGCAACTTTTTCTTCTGATTATTTTAATGTAGGAGGCTCTGATGCACTGGTTGCAACCACAGCTCCCAGGACTACTGATGCATCAGCCCCTCAGAGAAGCACCCGAACTGTTCCAAAGGCTCCAACTTCTCAATCTGCCTCCGTGACTTCCGACACAAGAACGCCCACTACACCAGCTAAGAGTAAGCTAATACTATGGACCATGgattttcttgttcttgatTTTGGGGATGTTGGCATATTTTCAGAGTCACATAATAATGTTATGTTCTGTTGGTTTAGTCCCAGGAGATGCTTCCCAGGGATTTGCCTTTCAGTTTGGGTCTATAAGTCCTGGTTTCATGAATGGGATGCAGGTATTGTCATATGCTTGTGAACTTTTGATGAAAATTCTCTTGTTTCCTATATATCTAAGTGCTGGACGACTTTATACTATGTTTTTAAAAGTTGAAAGGTTGTGTTCCTTGTAGATTCCTGCTCGAACTAGCTCAGCACCCCCAAATTTGGATGAGCAGAAACGTGATCAGGTTAGCatgtttccttctctctcccctGGTTGTGTACTTGTAAATAAATAGTCCGGTGAATTTTTCCCATGATATTTTTTGACCGAATCCAGCCAGCAGGTGGTTTCTTCCTATAATTCCCTTCTCTTTGCAAAtaagatgaattttttttttattagttaAATCATTTTGTTATAGATTGTCTGATTGCCTTTGTATTTAGATTCAATATTCCCCCCACgatatttaatttctatgaGTAATTGGGTCACATTGGGTAGAGTTGATATTTTATCGCTGATAAtactttgtaatttttgttattaatttgTGAAATGATTATACTATGTTTGAACATGTAGGCGCGCCATGATTTGTATAGAACCGTGCCCTCAGTGCCAACTCCTAATATTCCTAAGCAGCAATTACCAAGGAAAGATCCAGCTTCCATGGATCAACCTAATGCTTCTGAGGCTCATCTGGTGCCCAAGGTTAAAAAGGATGTGCAACCCTCACATGCAACCCCTGCTAGTCAAACTCAGAAACCTTCTGCTCTACCAATGGCTGGGATATCCATGCCAATGCCATTTCATCAGCAACAGGTTTCCGTGCAATTTGGTGGCCCTAACCAGCAGATTCAGTCTCAGGGTATGAGTGCCAATTCAGTTCAAATTCCAATGCCTATGTCAGTACCAATTGGTAGCAATCAAGTACAGCAGCCGGTGTTTGTTCCAGGTCTGCAACCCCATCCAATGCAGCACCAGGGAATTATGCATCAGGGCCCTTTTACCCCCCAAATGGGTCCTCAGGTGCCTCAGTTAGGCAGCATGGGGATCAGCATAGCGCCACAATACCCCCAA
Above is a window of Prunus persica cultivar Lovell chromosome G2, Prunus_persica_NCBIv2, whole genome shotgun sequence DNA encoding:
- the LOC109947388 gene encoding uncharacterized protein LOC109947388; its protein translation is MEVHVIAKCTYKSETIMFSVSSKSSMVDVSKTLCLRFRGLQLGSFKLQYSLPGYSSCLLETDSDLDMMMAYLSISNAKSVDILVKDLCWSNEYNGDFCGNEELIACEKGKSSCSSIVEDINEFLGRSKRASAKPLLSNEWETYIHHVGQKFDGGAEEFRLKLCKYALEVGFNFLYVDNDKRRVIAVCSNKKFEGCSWRVYASRCEAIGCFVIRTLNNVHTCASWIRESKNISYYHAWFCKELAKLDVHGDESKSFNELVWHTDAVKETNSSSLCKLECEAGINRFIRFFVSFGGSIARFQYCTPFLFINATFLKNKYNGHLLCASRKNGNQDMVSLSNPVELEEVEESLF